A single window of Toxotes jaculatrix isolate fToxJac2 chromosome 4, fToxJac2.pri, whole genome shotgun sequence DNA harbors:
- the tbce gene encoding tubulin-specific chaperone E: MGADQTEPEVPADAVGRRVSCGGERATVRYAGPVPPTAGLWLGVEWDNPDRGKHGGSHEGVRYFTCRHTTGGSFVRPAKVSFGVDYLTAVRQVYQVDTEEVLSEEISISSKKLKWGTIKERSFESLPSVLLSRRDVNGPGDDGEIRRTTPNVQWLDLSGTLLSRWEDVAAITQQLDRLEGLQLSSNRLSLPSDPAAHCQAFCSLKVLALNSCDLTWAQILECAPMWPQLEDLCVEENNITELQRPEGLLQSVRSLSLSSNPLVQDSVLSISALPRLEQLNLSRTGLSVIQFDDAAPGSNTSMFPALKTLSLDHNNITEWCVVDELAKLPSLVQFSCRGNKLVSSDGNPKTANQMLIAKLGQLVVLNSCEIHPEERRGAELDYIKMFGLEWLKAGGRSQPSAQFTCRHPRYQSLIHKHGAPEEGELKKPEPFALKNQLLKITFVFPDDADRTPIEKKIPATMVVQKVKGLLYRLLKVPAADLKLSYTSPKMVGTEFEIDSDLKTLQFYSIEDGDQVLVRWS, from the exons ATGGGAGCCGACCAGACGGAGCCGGAGGTGCCGGCGGACGCGGTGGGCAGGCGGGTGTCCTGCGGCGGGGAGCGAGCCACGGTGCGGTACGCGGGCCCGGTGCCGCCGACAGCAG gGCTGTGGCTCGGCGTGGAGTGGGATAACCCCGACAGAGGCAAACATGGCGGCAGCCACGAAGGAGTCCGTTACTTTACGTGCAG acacacaacagGAGGCTCCTTCGTCCGCCCAGCGAAGGTGAGCTTCGGAGTGGACTACCTGACCGCTGTGCGACAGGTGTACCAGGTTGACACAGAGGAGGTGCTGAGTGAGGAGATCTCCATCTCCTCCAAGAAGCTGAAGTGGGGAACCATCAAGGAGCGCAG ttTTGAGAGTCTTCCATCAGTGTTACTGAGCCGCAGGGACGTGAACGGCCCCGGAGACGACGGAGAAATCAGGAGGACAACACCCA ACGTCCAGTGGTTGGACCTGAGTGGGACTCTGCTGTCCCGCTGGGAGGACGTGGCCGCCATCACCCAGCAGCTGGACAGACTGGAGGGACTTCAGCTCAG CTCCAACAGACTGAGTTTGCCCTCTGACCCCGCGGCTCACTGCCAGGCTTTCTGCAGCCTCAAAGTCCTCGCACTCAACAGCTGTGACCTCACCTGGGCACAG ATCCTGGAGTGCGCCCCCATGTGGCCACAGCTGGAGGATCTCTGTGTGGAGGAGAACaacatcacagagctgcagag GCCGGAGGGGCTGCTGCAGTCAGTGAGGAGTCTCAGCCTGTCCTCTAACCCTTTAGTGCAGGACAGCGTGCTCAGTATATCTGCTCTGCCCAG ACTGGAGCAGCTGAACTTGTCCAGGACCGGACTGTCTGTCATTCAGTTTGATGACGCTGCTCCtg GATCAAACACATCCATGTTTCCAGCACTGAAGACTCTCAGCCTGGACCACAACAACATCacagag tggtgTGTGGTGGACGAGCTGGCTAAACTTCCCAGTTTGGTTCAGTTTTCGTGTCGCGGTAACAAACTGGTGAGCAGCGATGGAAACCCCaaaacagccaatcagatgcTGATCGCCAAACTGGGACAACTGGTCGTCCTCAACAGCTGCGAG ATACACCccgaggagaggaggggggcggaGCTTGACTACATTAAGATGTTTGGATTGGAGTGGTTGAAGGCAGGTGGGCGGAGCCAGCCCAGCGCCCAGTTCACCTGTCGGCACCCCCGCTACCAGAGCCTCATCCACA AGCACGGAGCTCCAGAGGAAGGAGAGCTGAAGAAGCCGGAGCCGTTTGCTCTGAAAAATCAGCTGTTGA AGATCACCTTTGTGTTTCCGGATGATGCCGATCGGACGCCGATTGAGAAGAAAATTCCAg CTACCATGGTGGTTCAGAAGGTGAAGGGGCTCCTGTACAGGCTGCTGAAGGTTCCTGCTGCAGATCTGAAGCTCAGCTACACCAGCCCCAAG ATGGTGGGGACAGAGTTTGAGATTGACAGCGACCTGAAGACTCTACAGTTTTACTCCATAGAGGATGGAGACCAGGTGCTGGTCCGCTGGTCCTGA
- the rbm34 gene encoding RNA-binding protein 34 — MKKKVHHGAKASSEQQSADYVVGQVSGSLFQTKPAASGSLSALFSTAAPAASLLFQPAPEPVKRSTEEKQQQKETPEVKGQPSHKKKKPPKLKSAAEQKLENRESSLQTADEEERGQETPVKKKKKRKASESGGENDVERWVMKRQRLKASKEEEAVKRKRTVFVGNLPISCTKKTLRSLFRDKGSIESIRFRSVVREDPSMSRKVAAIKRKIHPKKQSINAYVVFKDEDGVCRALERNGTEIEKDFHIRVDRVTDSSSHDHKRSVFVGNLSFEISELLFRRHFEECGPVEAVRLIRDQNSGLGKGFGYVLFESADSVQLALELDGSKLEGRSIRVKRSVKKEKQKNKTNNRGATGRGPAKGPTKSPVKGAGPERGAGRGGVGRGGVRPPKKFSGNQQKVTKGCSSFKGEMVDPNKKTKKKGLKRKVKPNKAVHI, encoded by the exons ATGAAGAAGAAAGTTCACCACGG TGCGAAGGCATCGTCAGAACAGCAGTCAGCTGACTACGTGGTGGGTCAGGTGTCAGGGAGTCTGTTCCAGACGAAGCCTGCAGCCTCTGGCTCGCTGTCGGCTTTATTCAGCACCGCTGCACCAGCTGCGTCTCTTCTGTTTCAGCCTGCACCGGAG CCTGTTAAAAGgagcacagaggaaaagcaacagcagaagGAAACtccagaggtcaaaggtcagcccagccacaagaagaagaagccacCAAAGTTAAAATCAGCAGCCGAGCAGAAGTTggaaaacag GGAGAGCAGCCTCCAGACGGCAGACGAAGAGGAGCGAGGGCAGGAGACGCccgtgaagaagaagaagaagaggaaggctTCAGAGTCGGGCGGAGAGAACGATGTGGAGCGCTGGGTGATGAAGAGGCAGAGGCTGAAGGccagcaaagaggaggaggccgtgaagaggaagaggacggTGTTCGTCGGTAACCTGCCCATCAGCTGCACCAAGAAG acCCTGCGGAGCCTCTTCAGGGATAAAGGATCCATCGAGTCCATCCGGTTTCGCTCTgtg GTCAGAGAGGATCCATCCATGTCCCGCAAGGTCGCAGCCATCAA acgCAAAATTCATCCGAAGAAACAAAGCATAAACGCCTACGTGGTGTTTAAAGACGAGGACGGAGTCTGCAGGGCGTTAGAGAG GAACGGGACGGAGATAGAGAAGGACTTTCACATCCGAGTGGACAGAGTGACGGACAGCTCATCA CACGATCACAAACGCTCTGTTTTTGTGGGGAACCTTTCGTTCG AGATCAGTGAGCTGCTGTTTCGGCGGCATTTTGAGGAGTGTGGTCCGGTGGAGGCAGTGAGACTGATCCGAGACCAGAACTCCGGACTGGGGAAAGGATTCGGCTACGTCCTGTTTGAG AGCGCAGACTCGGTTCAGCTGGCGTTGGAACTGGACGGCTCAAAGCTGGAGGGCAGGTCCATCCGGGTGAAGAGATcagtgaagaaagaaaagcagaagaatAAAACTAACAACAGAGGAGCCACCGGCAGGGGCCCCGCCAAGGGCCCTACAAAGAGTCCTGTGAAGGGCGCAGGGCCAGAGAGAGGGGCCGGTCGGGGAGGGGTCGGTCGGGGCGGCGTCAGGCCTCCAAAGAAATTCAGTGGAAACCAGCAAAAGGTGACAAAAGGCTGCAGCTCCTTCAAAGGAGAGATGGTGGATCCAAACAAAAAGACTAAAAAGAAAGGACTGAAGAGGAAAGTGAAGCCAAACAAGGCCGTTCACATCTGA
- the tomm20b gene encoding mitochondrial import receptor subunit TOM20 homolog B, protein MMGGRTSAIAAGVCGALFVGYCIYFDRKRRSDPNFKNRLRERRRKQKAAKERAGLAKLPDLKDAEAVQKFFLEEIQLGEELLAQGDYEKGVDHLTNAIAVCGQPQQLLQVLQQTLPPPVFQMLLTKLPSISQRIVSAQSLSEDDIE, encoded by the exons ATGATGGGTGGTAGGACGAGCGCGATAGCCGCGGGGGTGTGCGGGGCTCTGTTCGTCGGTTACTGCATTTATTTCGACAGGAAAAGACGGAGTGACCCCAACTTCAAGAACAGGCTGCGAGAAC GGAGGAGAAAGCAGAAGGCAGCCAAGGAGAGGGCAGGCCTGGCAAAG CTTCCAGACCTGAAGGACGCTGAGGCGGTGCAGAAGTTCTTCCTGGAGGAGATCCAGCTGggggaggagctgctggctcAGG GAGACTACGAGAAAGGTGTGGACCACCTGACCAACGCCATCGCGGTGTGCGGTcagcctcagcagctgctgcaggtccTGCAGCAGACTCTGCCGCCGCCGGTCTTCCAGATGCTGCTCACCAAACTGCCCAGCATCAGCCAG CGTATCGTGAGCGCACAGAGTCTGAGCGAGGACGATATAGAATAA
- the LOC121180203 gene encoding E3 ubiquitin-protein ligase TRIM21-like has product MSAASNLRSEDQFLCSICLDVFTDPVSTPCGHNFCKHCITQHWDTNVPSQCPMCKEVFHIKPELRVNTFISEMVAQFRQEAQQEASSSSSEQQVSKPGEVPCDVCTGTKLKALKSCLVCLTSYCETHLEPHLTASRLKRHQLMDPVDNMEDRMCSKHDKPLELFCKTDQTCVCMLCSVLDHKTHEFVPVKEEYEGKKAELGKTEAEIQQMIQERRLKIQEIKQSVDFSKEKAESKIAEGVRVFTALMESVQRSLNKLIEEMEEKQKSTEKQAEGFITELEQEIWELKKRSSEVEQLSLSEDHLHLLQNFTSLKAAPPTKDWTEVRVRPPSYEGAVVKAVAQLEETLSQDMKKLFEAELKRIQQYAVDVTLDPDTANPWLILSDDGKQVNDGDVKKKLPDNSQRFDLCPCVLGKQSFSSGRFYFEVQVKGKTDWDLGVARESINRKGNITESPENGYWTIWLRNGNEYKACTDPSVRLSLKSQPENVGVFVDYEEGLVSFHDVDAAALIFSFTGCSFTEKLHPYFCPYPNDGGKNSAPLIICPVNQTA; this is encoded by the coding sequence ATGTCTGCAGCCAGCAACCTGCGATCTGAAGACCAGTTCCTGTGCTCCATCTGTCTGGATGTGTTCACTGATCCAGTCTCCACACCATGTGGACACAACTTCTGCAAACACTGCATCACTCAGCACTGGGACACGAATGTCCCGTCCCAGTGTCCCATGTGTAAAGAGGTTTTCCACATAAAACCAGAGCTGAGGGTCAATACTTTCATCTCTGAGATGGTGGCTCAGTTCAGACAGGAAGCTCAAcaggaagccagcagcagcagctcagagcaaCAAGTTTCCAAACCAGGAGAAGTTCCCTGTGACGTCTGCACTGGAACCAAACTGAAGGCCCTGAAGTCCTGCCTGGTGTGTCTGACCTCCTACTGTGAGACTCACCTGGAGCCTCATCTGACGGCTTCACGTCTGAAAAGACATCAGCTGATGGACCCTGTGGACAACATGGAAGACAGGATGTGTAGCAAGCATGACAAACCTCTGGAGCTGTTCTGTAAGACCGACCAGACATGTGTCTGcatgctctgctctgtgttagACCACAAGACACATGAGTTTGTTCCTGTGAAAGAAGAATATGAAGGAAAGAAGGCAGAGCTGGGGAAGACAGAGGCTGAGATTCAGCAGATGATCCAGGAGAGACGACTGAAGATTCAGGAGATCAAACAGTCAGTGGACTTCAGCAAGGAAAAGGCAGAGAGTAAGATCGCAGAAGGTGTTCGAGTCTTCACAGCTCTCATGGAGTCTGTTCAGAGAAGCTTGAATAAGCTCATTgaggagatggaagagaaacagaaaagcacagagaaacaggcTGAAGGCTTCATCACAGAGCTGGAACAGGAAATCTgggagctgaagaagagaagctctgaggtggagcagctctcactctctgaagaccacctccacctcctccaaaacTTCACATCCCTGAAAGCTGCTCCACCCACCAAGGACTGGACAGAGGTCAGAGTCCGTCCACCATCATATGAGGGGGCTGTGGTGAAAGCTGTGGCTCAGCTGGAGGAGACGCTCAGTCAAGACATGAAGAAGCTGTTTGAGGCTGAGCTGAAGAGGATCCAGCAGTATGCAGTGGATGTGACTCTTGATCCTGATACAGCGAATCCCTGGCTCATCCTGTCTGATGATGGGAAACAAGTAAATGATGGTGATGTGAAGAAGAAGCTCCCAGACAACTCACAGAGATTTGATCTGTGTCCATGTGTCTTAGGAAAGCAGAGTTTCTCTTCAGGCAGATTTTACTTTGAGGTTCAGGTTAAAGGGAAGACTGACTGGGATTTAGGAGTGGCCAGAGAGTCGATCAACAGGAAGGGAAACATCACAGAGAGTCCTGAGAATGGTTACTGGACTATATGGTTGAGAAATGGAAATGAGTACAAAGCTTGTACTGACCCCTCAGTCCGTCTGTCTCTGAAGTCTCAGCCTGAGAATGTGGGGGTGTTTGTGGATTATGAGGAGGGTCTGGTCTCCTTTCATGACGTAGATGCTGCAGCTCTTATCTTCTCCTTTACTGGCTGCTCCTTCACTGAGAAACTCCA